The following coding sequences are from one Coffea arabica cultivar ET-39 chromosome 11e, Coffea Arabica ET-39 HiFi, whole genome shotgun sequence window:
- the LOC113717915 gene encoding anthranilate synthase beta subunit 2, chloroplastic-like, producing MASVAANPSSIKQSGFLSPSSFLSSQTSPFKGSQSFIQFKTPVDNRTSLSIRTVWCSQKSSVAHVVNNDAPKKTTANPIIVIDNYDSFTYNLCQYLGELGCNMEVYRNDELTVEDLKKKNPRGILISPGPGEPQDSGISLQTVLELGPSVPLFGVCMGLQCIGEAFGGKIVRSPFGVMHGKSSLVYYNEGEKEGLLAGLSNPFTAGRYHSLVIEKVSFPSDKLEITAWTEDGLIMAARHKIYKHLQGVQFHPESIITDEGKTIVRNFIKMIERKEAESED from the exons ATGGCTTCCGTTGCAGCAAATCCCTCCTCCATTAAACAATCTGGGTTTCTATCTCCTTCCTCTTTTCTCAGCTCCCAAACCAGCCCATTTAAAGGAAGCCAATCTTTCATCCAATTCAAAACCCCAGTTGATAACAGAACTTCCCTATCGATTAGGACAGTGTGGTGTTCGCAAAAATCCAGCGTGGCCCATGTCGTCAACAATGATGCTCCGAAAAAGACTACTGCAAATCCCATTATTGTAATTGATAATTATGATAGCTTCACTTACAATCTTTGCCAG TACTTGGGAGAGCTTGGGTGTAACATGGAGGTTTACCGGAATGATGAGCTGACGGTGGAGGACTTAAAGAA GAAAAATCCAAGGGGGATTTTGATATCTCCAGGGCCTG GAGAACCTCAAGATTCAGGAATATCATTGCAAACGGTATTGGAACTGGGACCAAGTGTACCATTATTTGGCGTGTGTATGGGGCTGCAGTGTATTGGGGAGGCTTTTGGAG GGAAAATTGTGCGCTCACCTTTTGGTGTGATGCATGGAAAGAGTTCTCTTGTGTACTATAATGAGGGTGAAAAAGAGGGTTTGTTAGCCGGCTTATCCAA CCCTTTTACTGCTGGTAGATACCACAGCCTTGTGATTGAAAAGGTAAGTTTTCCTAGTGACAAACTTGAGATAACTGCTTGGACGGAAGATGGGCTCATTATGGCTGCTCGTCACAAAATATATAAGCATCTCCAG GGAGTGCAGTTCCACCCAGAGAGCATCATAACAGATGAAGGCAAAACAATAGTTCGTAATTTCATCAAGATGATTGAGAGAAAGGAAGCGGAATCTGAGGACTGA